A single window of Crassostrea angulata isolate pt1a10 chromosome 8, ASM2561291v2, whole genome shotgun sequence DNA harbors:
- the LOC128158979 gene encoding fibulin-2-like encodes MVELLHARVVIIGLILVQCLSVSLGAVDKDLLETCCLKGTQYATDSDTCEGYSTTVPGVGVGDQFSCLSILKVCCMKQKQRDQCQSGKTDAQNFGRCAIRDDMFGAEQYKECCNCCQLGLTTRTMRGDCSLLQRENFGGPCDATFSECCLGSASLNSTTPVNDIDECAIHRGHICGQICVNTIGSYRCECNPGFTLHSDGSTCIEDEPDRCESYNPCQQRCVEDENGISCACNQGYALQADGINCQDIDECASGSANCPQGQGCYNQEGSYRCRACPPGSEVDPATRVCRTVPQCTRGFSYNTATGSCQDTDECAADLDTCTERQRCENTVGSFVCRRILGCGTGYSMVEETQTCRDIDECALGTHNCPNGYECLNIEGSFRCRQPACQRGTRFSGATGRCEPINCPRGREADSLGMCVDIDECKQSGVCLPTERCINTYGSYRCIRDTSCPVGHQVNPLTKACEDIDECARGVHTCESDQECVNTAGSFGCTCGAGYRRDSQGNCEDINECSYGNICPYNGVCENTPGSYKCNCNAGTEQKGSSCVDIDECKDRNRCEHSCVNVVGSYECTCRPGYQLNPDKRTCSDIDECQSYSLRGRVCGGACINTPGSYMCTCPNGWRTLGGGRSCQDIDECAEGTYRCTAPESICFNTRGSYKCPQVTCPPGFVRTPMGSRRNSVRCKRTSFTCQRGDVECLTAPISLSYNFLSFPSNIKIPTDLFAMSGPLTSQKQFAWDLKVIDARPLKSGVMAVNRGYFDLKVENSAQAVVSLNYRIQGPQDVELELTMQITDLRSRYTGTAVSKIFLYVTGDSVV; translated from the exons ATGGTGGAACTGTTACATGCTAGAGTGGTGATTATAGGATTAATCCTGGTCCAGTGTCTCTCTGTATCACTGG GTGCTGTGGACAAGGACCTGCTGGAGACCTGCTGTTTGAAGGGAACACAGTATGCCACAGACTCGGACACATGTGAGGGGTACTCCACGACTGTTCCCGGGGTGGGGGTCGGGGACCAGTTCAGCTGTCTTTCCATCCTTAAGGTCTGCTGCATGAAGCAGAAGCAGAGAGACCAGTGTCAGAGCGGCAAGACAGACGCCCAGAACTTTGGCCGCTGTGCCATCAGAGATGACATGTTCGGAGCAGAGCAATATAAG GAGTGCTGTAACTGTTGTCAGCTGGGATTGACTACTAGGACTATGAGAGGAGACTGCTCACTGTTACAGAGGGAGAACTTTGGGGGGCCGTGTGACGCCACCTTCAGCGAGTGTTGTCTGGGGTCAGCATCACTCAACA GCACCACGCCGGTGAATGACATTGATGAGTGTGCCATCCACCGCGGACACATCTGTGGACAGATCTGTGTGAACACGATCGGTAGTTATCGCTGCGAGTGTAACCCAGGGTTTACCTTACACAGCGATGGAAGCACCTGCATTGAAGATGAAC CTGATAGATGTGAGAGCTACAACCCCTGTCAACAGCGATGTGTTGAAGATGAAAATGGCATCAGCTGTGCCTGTAACCAAGGTTATGCACTGCAAGCAGATGGCATCAACTGTCAAG ATATTGATGAGTGCGCATCGGGATCAGCAAACTGCCCCCAGGGTCAGGGATGCTATAACCAGGAGGGGTCGTATCGGTGTCGAGCCTGTCCCCCGGGGTCAGAGGTTGACCCGGCCACAAGGGTTTGTCGAACGGTCCCCCAGTGTACCCGTGGGTTCTCCTATAACACAGCCACAGGCTCATGTCAAG ATACGGATGAGTGTGCAGCTGATTTGGACACCTGTACGGAGAGACAGCGCTGTGAGAACACGGTCGGATCCTTCGTTTGTCGCAGGATCCTTGGATGTGGGACGGGATACTCCATGGTAGAAGAGACTCAAACTTGTAGAG ATATTGATGAGTGTGCCCTGGGGACTCATAACTGTCCCAATGGCTATGAGTGTCTGAACATTGAGGGCTCATTCAGGTGTAGACAGCCCGCCTGTCAGCGAGGGACTCGGTTCTCAGGGGCCACCGGGCGGTGTGAGCCCATCAATTGTCCCCGGGGGAGGGAGGCGGACTCACTAGGAATGTGTGTGG ATATAGACGAATGTAAACAGTCAGGGGTCTGTCTCCCCACGGAGCGCTGTATCAACACCTACGGTTCGTACCGCTGTATCCGTGACACTTCCTGTCCCGTGGGTCACCAGGTCAACCCCCTCACCAAGGCCTGTGAAG ACATTGATGAGTGCGCTCGAGGTGTACACACCTGTGAGAGTGACCAGGAGTGTGTTAACACGGCAGGGAGCTTTGGATGTACCTGTGGGGCGGGGTACCGTCGAGACTCCCAGGGCAACTGTGAAG ATATCAATGAGTGCTCTTATGGCAACATTTGTCCTTATAATGGAGTCTGTGAAAATACACCAGGAAGTTACAAATGTAACTGTAATGCTGGCACTGAACAAAAGGGGAGCTCCTGTGTAG ATATTGATGAGTGTAAGGATAGGAACCGATGTGAACACAGCTGTGTGAATGTGGTGGGATCCTACGAATGTACCTGTAGACCAGGCTACCAGCTTAACCCAGATAAACGCACCTGTTCAG ACATTGATGAGTGTCAGTCCTACTCCCTGCGAGGCCGAGTGTGTGGAGGGGCCTGTATCAACACCCCAGGCTCCTATATGTGTACCTGTCCCAACGGATGGAGGACACTTGGAGGGGGGAGGTCGTGTCAAG ATATTGATGAGTGTGCTGAGGGAACCTATCGCTGCACGGCTCCCGAGTCCATCTGCTTCAACACACGAGGCAGCTACAAATGTCCTCAAGTAACCTGTCCCCCGGGCTTTGTCAGGACCCCCATGGGCTCTCGCAGAAACAG TGTGAGATGTAAGCGGACTTCATTCACCTGCCAGAGAGGAGATGTAGAGTGTTTGACCGCTCCTATCTCTCTCTCCTACAACTTTCTCTCATTCCCATCCAACATAAAGATCCCAACAGATCTGTTTGCCATGTCTGGGCCTCTGACGTCCCAGAAACAGTTTGCCTGGGATCTGAAAGTCATTGATGCACGACCCCTAAAATCTGGGGTCATGGCCGTAAATAGGGGATACTTTGACCTCAAGGTTGAGAACTCTGCCCAAGCAGTGGTGTCCTTGAATTATCGGATCCAGGGGCCCCAGGACGTGGAGCTGGAACTGACCATGCAGATTACAGACCTCAGGTCTCGCTACACAGGGACGGCGGTCTCCAAAATATTCCTGTATGTGACGGGGGATAGTGTGGTGTAG
- the LOC128159981 gene encoding LHFPL tetraspan subfamily member 3 protein-like isoform X1, with protein sequence MDHEAEHLPEYKRMHHLTYRRNLRVVTVVWGLLSACFVILNAVAFIQPQWLGDTETSPGVGFFGLYEYCERLQVGGEYSCRGDFMDFASLTNDSFRAASMLVGVCNLVFIFSVVCLLLFCFLKAATVLKICGVLQAIGCVCMALGCIIYPNGWDDEMVQRTCGKDADKYRVGQCQVRWAFILAIVLIFNALAMAVLAFVLAAKQANLLQKAEYRKQRSSFTNGGFTDIRPINEKPVIDETAMVDNSSQQGDDIRL encoded by the exons ACCGCAGGAATCTTCGCGTGGTCACCGTAGTCTGGGGGTTATTATCGGCCTGTTTTGTGATCTTGAATGCCGTCGCCTTCATCCAGCCCCAGTGGCTGGGGGACACAGAAACCTCCCCAGGGGTGGGGTTTTTCGGTCTGTATGAGTACTGCGAGCGGCTACAGGTAGGAGGGGAGTACAGCTGTCGTGGGGACTTCATGGACTTCGCCAGCCTGACCAACGACTCGTTCCGTGCAGCCAGCATGTTAGTTGGGGTCTGTAACCTCGTCTTCATCTTCTCTGTCGTCTGCCTGCTGCTCTTCTGCTTCCTGAAAGCCGCCACTGTTCTGAAGATTTGTGGAGTGTTACAGGCCATCGGAT GTGTGTGTATGGCCCTGGGCTGCATCATATACCCCAACGGATGGGACGATGAGATGGTTCAAAGGACGTGTGGTAAGGACGCCGACAAGTACCGTGTGGGTCAGTGTCAGGTCCGCTGGGCCTTCATCCTTGCCATTGTCCTCATCTTCAACGCCCTTGCCATGGCGGTCCTAGCTTTTGTTCTGGCGGCCAAACAGGCAAACCTGCTACAGAAGGCAGAGTATCGCAAACAGAGAT CATCGTTTACAAATGGAGGATTTACGGACATTAGGCCCATCAACGAAAAACCTGTCATTGACGAAACAGCCATGGTAGACAACTCTTCCCAACAGGGGGATGACATCAGGCTGTAG
- the LOC128159981 gene encoding LHFPL tetraspan subfamily member 3 protein-like isoform X2, translating to MDHEAEHLPEYKRMHHLTYRRNLRVVTVVWGLLSACFVILNAVAFIQPQWLGDTETSPGVGFFGLYEYCERLQVGGEYSCRGDFMDFASLTNDSFRAASMLVGVCNLVFIFSVVCLLLFCFLKAATVLKICGVLQAIGCVCMALGCIIYPNGWDDEMVQRTCGKDADKYRVGQCQVRWAFILAIVLIFNALAMAVLAFVLAAKQANLLQKAEYRKQRYIK from the exons ACCGCAGGAATCTTCGCGTGGTCACCGTAGTCTGGGGGTTATTATCGGCCTGTTTTGTGATCTTGAATGCCGTCGCCTTCATCCAGCCCCAGTGGCTGGGGGACACAGAAACCTCCCCAGGGGTGGGGTTTTTCGGTCTGTATGAGTACTGCGAGCGGCTACAGGTAGGAGGGGAGTACAGCTGTCGTGGGGACTTCATGGACTTCGCCAGCCTGACCAACGACTCGTTCCGTGCAGCCAGCATGTTAGTTGGGGTCTGTAACCTCGTCTTCATCTTCTCTGTCGTCTGCCTGCTGCTCTTCTGCTTCCTGAAAGCCGCCACTGTTCTGAAGATTTGTGGAGTGTTACAGGCCATCGGAT GTGTGTGTATGGCCCTGGGCTGCATCATATACCCCAACGGATGGGACGATGAGATGGTTCAAAGGACGTGTGGTAAGGACGCCGACAAGTACCGTGTGGGTCAGTGTCAGGTCCGCTGGGCCTTCATCCTTGCCATTGTCCTCATCTTCAACGCCCTTGCCATGGCGGTCCTAGCTTTTGTTCTGGCGGCCAAACAGGCAAACCTGCTACAGAAGGCAGAGTATCGCAAACAGAGAT aCATAAAATAA